A single window of Nicotiana tomentosiformis chromosome 1, ASM39032v3, whole genome shotgun sequence DNA harbors:
- the LOC104111467 gene encoding nectarin-1-like produces MAYMILFKVAITILTITFNRVSASDPDPLQDVCVADYNSSITVNGFSCKRNFTFTPEDFASMGIAQPGEPNIFGTRVAVANIFNMPGLNTQGVSMARIDFERDGLNPPHTHPRATEIIFVKEGTLVAGFITTDNVFVNKLITRGEVFVFPRGLIHFQFNVGRGNATIIVAFNSQNPGVQLIAFSMFASRPQIPEEVVARAFQTSVEEVRAIRARLALPTAGIASGCQWDDRNMHTQYNKRDERNMHSQYDKYDDRNMHS; encoded by the exons ATGGCTTACATGATCCTTTTCAAGGTAGCCATCACCATTTTAACTATTACTTTTAACAGAGTTTCTGCGTCTGATCCAGATCCACTCCAGGATGTTTGTGTCGCTGATTACAACTCAT CTATAACGGTGAACGGATTTTCATGCAAAAGGAATTTTACATTCACTCCAGAAGATTTCGCATCGATGGGAATTGCACAACCAGGAGAACCTAATATTTTTGGCACTCGAGTAGCTGTAGCCAACATTTTTAACATGCCTGGCCTTAACACACAGGGTGTATCAATGGCTCGAATAGACTTTGAACGTGATGGTTTAAACCCGCCGCATACTCACCCTCGAGCCACTGAAATTATATTCGTAAAAGAAGGTACATTAGTTGCTGGATTCATCACTACGGACAATGTTTTTGTTAACAAGTTGATCACAAGGGGAGAAGTCTTTGTTTTCCCAAGAGGGCTCATCCATTTCCAGTTTAATGTTGGCAGAGGTAACGCAACTATTATTGTGGCCTTTAACAGCCAAAATCCTGGTGTTCAGCTTATTGCTTTTTCCATGTTTGCGAGTAGACCTCAAATTCCAGAAGAAGTTGTGGCCAGGGCATTTCAAACTAGTGTTGAGGAAGTTCGGGCGATAAGAGCAAGACTTGCACTACCTACTGCAGGCATAGCTTCAGGTTGCCAATGGGATGACCGCAATATGCACACACAATATAATAAACGTGACGAGCGTAACATGCACTCACAATATGATAAATATGACGACCGTAACATGCACTCATGA